From one bacterium genomic stretch:
- the rplE gene encoding 50S ribosomal protein L5: MAEKAKPKGGGAPQGKQQPAKSGKGGGMNVAGERPALPKGYVPRLVKHYSDNVVPGLTKTFGYTNPMELPRLQKITINIGCGDATQNPRVVETIVKELAMITGQKPAVAKARKSVSNFKLREGMPVGVFVTLRRTVMWEFLDRFISLATPRIRDFRGLPDRGFDGRGNFSLGLKEQILFPEIDLDKVEKIRGMDITFVTSAKSDKEAYELLKQLGLPFRKREDKKVAAAA, encoded by the coding sequence ATGGCTGAGAAGGCTAAACCAAAAGGCGGCGGAGCGCCGCAGGGCAAGCAGCAGCCCGCCAAAAGTGGAAAAGGCGGCGGCATGAACGTCGCAGGTGAACGTCCTGCGCTGCCGAAAGGTTACGTACCCCGCCTGGTAAAGCATTATAGCGACAATGTCGTTCCCGGTTTGACGAAGACCTTCGGATATACCAATCCGATGGAACTTCCCAGATTGCAGAAAATCACGATCAATATCGGTTGCGGTGATGCGACCCAGAATCCAAGAGTTGTCGAGACGATAGTCAAAGAGCTGGCTATGATAACCGGACAAAAGCCGGCAGTAGCCAAGGCGCGCAAGTCCGTCTCAAATTTCAAGCTTCGGGAAGGCATGCCCGTCGGTGTCTTTGTCACCCTTCGCCGCACCGTCATGTGGGAGTTTCTCGATCGGTTCATCTCGCTTGCCACTCCCCGTATTCGCGACTTTCGCGGCTTGCCCGATCGCGGTTTCGACGGACGCGGCAACTTCTCGCTCGGACTGAAGGAACAAATTCTGTTTCCTGAAATTGACCTCGACAAGGTCGAAAAGATTCGCGGCATGGACATCACGTTTGTAACGAGCGCCAAGTCCGATAAGGAGGCCTACGAACTCCTGAAACAGCTTGGCTTGCCTTTCCGCAAACGAGAAGATAAGAAAGTCGCCGCCGCGGCATAA
- the rplX gene encoding 50S ribosomal protein L24: protein MKIRKNDMVQVTAGNDRGKRGKVLKVFPEKQRVVVEGVNFILRHTKPNQQNQQGGIVKREGPIHVSNVMLIDPKSGKPTRVGHSVLNTAEGTKRVRVARVSNEMIPE, encoded by the coding sequence ATGAAAATCCGTAAGAATGACATGGTGCAAGTCACCGCCGGAAACGACCGTGGTAAACGCGGAAAAGTCCTGAAGGTTTTTCCCGAAAAGCAGCGGGTCGTTGTTGAAGGCGTGAACTTTATTCTGCGCCATACGAAACCTAATCAGCAGAATCAGCAGGGCGGTATCGTCAAGCGCGAAGGCCCGATTCATGTATCCAATGTTATGCTGATTGATCCCAAGAGTGGTAAACCGACTCGAGTGGGGCATAGTGTTCTCAACACTGCCGAAGGCACCAAGCGTGTGCGCGTCGCGCGAGTCTCTAACGAAATGATTCCTGAATAA
- the rplN gene encoding 50S ribosomal protein L14, whose protein sequence is MIQEYTILNVADNTGAKKVRCFRIYGGTGRRSASVGDIIMVSVRTAIPNSNMKKGAKARAVIVRTSKEVRRPDGSYIRFDENAAVLINKDNEPIGTRIFGPVARELRDKQFMKIVSLAPEVI, encoded by the coding sequence ATGATTCAGGAATATACAATTCTCAATGTCGCCGATAACACCGGCGCAAAGAAAGTCCGTTGCTTCCGCATCTACGGCGGTACCGGACGCCGTTCAGCATCCGTCGGCGATATTATCATGGTCTCCGTGCGAACTGCCATCCCCAATTCCAATATGAAAAAAGGGGCAAAAGCTCGTGCTGTTATCGTGCGCACATCCAAAGAAGTCCGCCGCCCGGACGGTTCGTACATCCGCTTCGATGAAAATGCGGCTGTGCTGATTAATAAGGACAACGAGCCGATCGGCACCCGTATCTTTGGACCTGTCGCGCGCGAATTGCGCGACAAGCAGTTTATGAAGATTGTGTCCCTCGCACCCGAGGTGATCTAA
- the rpsQ gene encoding 30S ribosomal protein S17, whose translation MTSIAAEDRGLRKTRVGVVVSNKMQKTIVVKVERRVKHPLFGKYIKLSKKFMAEDSQNECNIGDKVRIMETRPLSKLKRWRLVEIIEKKK comes from the coding sequence ATGACTTCAATTGCCGCCGAAGATCGCGGCTTGCGCAAGACCCGCGTTGGCGTCGTGGTCTCCAACAAAATGCAAAAGACGATCGTCGTGAAAGTTGAACGACGCGTTAAGCATCCCCTGTTCGGCAAGTATATCAAGCTCTCAAAAAAATTCATGGCCGAAGACAGCCAGAATGAGTGCAACATCGGCGATAAGGTGAGGATTATGGAAACCCGCCCGCTGTCGAAGCTCAAACGCTGGCGCTTGGTCGAAATCATTGAGAAAAAGAAGTAA
- the rpmC gene encoding 50S ribosomal protein L29 — MAIGSAKPTKMFELKELTTLELNNRLREAEDNLEALRFQLDAGQLPNTARVRAVRRDIARMRTVLRELELGLRSAKGKAK, encoded by the coding sequence ATGGCTATCGGATCAGCAAAACCTACGAAAATGTTCGAGCTCAAAGAGCTGACGACGCTCGAGCTCAACAATCGTCTTAGAGAAGCCGAAGACAATCTCGAAGCTCTGCGCTTCCAGCTTGATGCCGGTCAACTTCCCAACACCGCGCGCGTTCGTGCCGTTCGCCGCGACATTGCCCGCATGAGGACCGTTCTCCGTGAACTGGAACTCGGTCTGCGTTCTGCAAAAGGTAAAGCGAAATGA